From the genome of Pseudomonas sp. AB6, one region includes:
- the glyS gene encoding glycine--tRNA ligase subunit beta, which translates to MSAQDFLVELGTEELPPKALSILGDAFLAGIEKGLQAAGLSFTAKHVYAAPRRLAVLITQLATQQEDRSVNLDGPPRQAAFDADGNPTQAALGFAKKCGVELSEIDQSGPKLRFSQNIVGKPTISLLPTIVEDSLNDLPIPKRMRWGARKEEFVRPTQWLVMLFGDHVIDCTILAQKAGRDSRGHRFHHPENVRITSPANYLQDLRAAYVLADFTERRELISKRVAELATQHEGTAIVPPSLLDEVTGLVEWPVPLVCSFEERFLEVPQEALIITMQDNQKYFCLLDAEGKLLPRFITVANIESKDPAQILSGNEKVVRPRLTDAEFFFKQDKKQKLETFNQRLQNVVFQAQLGSVFDKAERVSKLSAFIASRIGGDALRAGRAGLLSKCDLATEMVGEFPEMQGVAGYYYATADGEPEDVALALNEQYMPRGAGAELPSTLTGAAVAIADKLDTLVGIFGIGMLPTGSKDPYALRRAALGVLRILIDKKLDLDLVQTVAFAVSQFGSKIKPAGLADQVLEFIFDRLRARYEDEGVDVSVYLSVRALKPASALDFDQRVQAVQAFRKLPEAAALAAVNKRVSNLLSKAQGGISSAVEPKYFDNANEFSLYSAIQQADQAVQPMAASRQYTEALGRLAALREPVDAFFEAVMVNAEDASVRANRYALLARLRGLFLGVADISLLG; encoded by the coding sequence ATGAGTGCTCAAGATTTCCTGGTTGAATTGGGCACCGAAGAACTGCCTCCAAAAGCCCTGAGCATTCTGGGTGACGCGTTCCTGGCCGGTATCGAAAAAGGCTTGCAAGCCGCCGGCCTGAGTTTCACCGCCAAACATGTTTACGCTGCACCGCGTCGTCTGGCCGTGTTGATCACGCAACTGGCGACACAGCAGGAAGACCGCAGCGTTAATCTGGACGGGCCGCCACGTCAGGCCGCGTTCGACGCCGACGGCAATCCAACCCAAGCCGCACTGGGCTTCGCCAAGAAGTGTGGTGTTGAGCTAAGCGAAATCGATCAGAGCGGGCCAAAACTGCGTTTCAGCCAGAACATCGTTGGCAAACCCACGATCAGTTTGCTGCCTACCATCGTTGAAGACTCGCTCAATGACCTGCCAATTCCGAAACGCATGCGTTGGGGTGCACGCAAGGAAGAATTCGTTCGCCCAACCCAATGGCTGGTGATGCTGTTCGGTGATCACGTGATCGACTGCACGATCCTCGCTCAAAAGGCCGGTCGCGATTCCCGTGGTCACCGTTTCCATCACCCGGAAAACGTGCGTATCACCTCGCCTGCCAATTACTTGCAAGACCTGCGTGCTGCTTATGTATTGGCTGACTTTACTGAGCGCCGTGAGCTGATCAGCAAGCGTGTTGCTGAACTGGCCACCCAGCACGAAGGCACTGCCATCGTGCCGCCAAGCCTACTCGACGAAGTCACCGGGCTTGTCGAATGGCCGGTGCCACTGGTGTGTTCGTTCGAAGAGCGCTTCCTTGAAGTGCCGCAAGAAGCCTTGATCATCACCATGCAGGACAACCAGAAATATTTCTGCCTGTTGGATGCCGAGGGTAAGTTGCTGCCGCGTTTCATTACCGTGGCCAACATCGAAAGCAAAGACCCGGCGCAAATCTTGTCGGGTAATGAGAAAGTGGTTCGCCCGCGCCTCACTGATGCTGAGTTCTTCTTCAAGCAAGACAAAAAACAGAAGCTGGAAACCTTCAACCAACGCCTGCAAAACGTCGTTTTTCAGGCGCAGTTGGGCAGCGTGTTCGACAAAGCCGAACGTGTTTCGAAGCTTTCAGCTTTCATTGCTTCGCGCATCGGCGGCGACGCACTGCGCGCCGGCCGTGCAGGTCTGCTGTCGAAGTGTGATTTGGCGACTGAGATGGTCGGCGAATTCCCGGAGATGCAAGGCGTTGCCGGTTATTACTACGCCACGGCAGACGGCGAGCCTGAAGACGTTGCGCTGGCCTTGAACGAGCAATACATGCCGCGCGGCGCCGGTGCTGAACTGCCAAGTACCCTGACCGGTGCAGCAGTGGCAATTGCCGACAAGCTCGACACCCTGGTCGGAATTTTCGGTATTGGCATGCTGCCCACCGGTAGCAAAGACCCGTATGCGCTGCGCCGCGCTGCATTGGGCGTGCTGCGGATTCTGATCGACAAGAAACTGGACCTGGATCTGGTGCAGACCGTGGCGTTTGCCGTTAGCCAGTTTGGCAGCAAGATCAAACCAGCTGGCTTAGCCGATCAAGTGCTGGAATTCATCTTCGACCGCCTGCGTGCGCGTTATGAAGATGAAGGCGTTGATGTTTCTGTGTACCTGTCAGTACGCGCACTGAAACCAGCGTCAGCCCTGGATTTCGATCAGCGGGTTCAAGCCGTTCAAGCGTTCCGCAAATTGCCTGAGGCCGCAGCCCTGGCCGCTGTGAACAAGCGTGTGTCGAACCTGTTGAGCAAAGCGCAGGGCGGGATTTCCAGCGCGGTCGAACCTAAATACTTCGATAACGCCAATGAGTTCTCGCTGTATTCGGCGATTCAACAAGCCGACCAAGCTGTTCAACCGATGGCCGCTTCGCGTCAGTACACAGAAGCTTTGGGCCGTCTGGCGGCACTGCGCGAACCGGTTGATGCGTTCTTCGAAGCGGTAATGGTCAATGCAGAAGACGCCAGCGTGCGCGCAAACCGTTATGCATTACTGGCTCGCTTGCGCGGCTTGTTCCTCGGCGTCGCCGATATATCGTTGCTGGGCTAA
- the gmhB gene encoding D-glycero-beta-D-manno-heptose 1,7-bisphosphate 7-phosphatase, producing the protein MKLLILDRDGVINYDSDAYIKSVEEWLPIPGSMEAIAQLSKAGWTVAVATNQSGIARGFYDIATLDAMHVRLRELVAEQGGEMGLIVYCPHGPDDGCDCRKPKPGMLTTIARHYSANLAGVWFVGDTRGDLDAALAVDCQPVLVKTGKGLRTMNTPLPASTLIFDDLAAVAADLIQQRK; encoded by the coding sequence GTGAAGTTGCTGATTCTTGATCGGGACGGGGTGATCAACTATGACTCCGACGCTTACATCAAATCGGTGGAAGAATGGCTGCCCATTCCCGGCTCGATGGAGGCTATCGCGCAATTGAGCAAAGCCGGCTGGACGGTGGCAGTCGCCACCAACCAGTCGGGAATAGCCCGCGGGTTTTACGACATCGCCACCCTTGATGCGATGCACGTGCGATTGCGTGAATTAGTGGCAGAGCAGGGCGGCGAAATGGGTTTGATCGTGTATTGCCCACACGGCCCCGACGACGGCTGCGATTGCCGCAAGCCAAAACCGGGCATGCTCACCACTATCGCCAGGCATTATTCGGCTAATCTGGCGGGTGTGTGGTTTGTTGGCGACACCAGGGGTGACTTGGACGCGGCATTAGCCGTCGACTGTCAGCCCGTGTTAGTGAAGACCGGCAAAGGTTTGAGGACGATGAATACTCCTTTGCCTGCCAGCACATTGATTTTTGACGATCTGGCGGCAGTTGCCGCGGACCTTATTCAACAGCGTAAATAG
- a CDS encoding lysophospholipid acyltransferase family protein → MSIMQAIRTFFFYLLLGTSSLLWCTLSFFIAPFLPFRMRYRFINVYWCRCALWLTRVFLNIHVDVKGQENVPQQPCVILSNHQSTWETFFLSAHFEPLSQVLKRELLYVPFFGWAMAMLRPIAINRDNPKAALKHVAKRGDELLKDGVWVLIFPEGTRVPFGQVGKFSRGGTALAVNANLPVLPIAHNAGKYWPKEGWAKRAGTIEVVIGEPMYAEGTGPRAIAALNERVQAWNESTQRAMGSVNAPLVSGENAVV, encoded by the coding sequence ATGTCGATCATGCAGGCAATCAGAACCTTCTTCTTTTACCTGCTGCTGGGCACCAGTTCACTGCTGTGGTGCACGCTGAGTTTCTTCATTGCCCCGTTTTTACCCTTCCGCATGCGCTATAGGTTCATCAATGTGTACTGGTGCCGCTGCGCGTTGTGGCTCACCAGGGTGTTTCTCAATATCCATGTAGATGTAAAGGGTCAGGAAAACGTCCCGCAGCAGCCATGCGTAATTCTTTCCAATCACCAAAGCACATGGGAAACCTTTTTCCTCTCGGCGCATTTCGAACCGCTAAGCCAGGTACTCAAGCGTGAATTGTTGTACGTACCGTTTTTTGGATGGGCCATGGCCATGTTACGGCCCATCGCAATCAACCGCGACAACCCTAAAGCGGCGCTTAAGCACGTCGCCAAGCGCGGGGACGAGCTGCTAAAAGATGGCGTCTGGGTACTGATCTTTCCGGAAGGAACCCGCGTTCCGTTTGGCCAAGTAGGTAAGTTTTCACGCGGCGGAACAGCACTTGCGGTAAACGCAAATCTTCCCGTGCTGCCCATTGCGCACAACGCCGGTAAGTATTGGCCGAAGGAAGGATGGGCCAAGAGGGCCGGTACCATTGAAGTCGTCATTGGCGAACCGATGTATGCCGAGGGAACTGGTCCTAGAGCCATTGCAGCGCTCAACGAACGCGTTCAAGCTTGGAATGAATCAACTCAACGGGCAATGGGTTCGGTAAACGCACCCTTGGTGAGCGGAGAAAATGCAGTCGTCTGA
- a CDS encoding MGH1-like glycoside hydrolase domain-containing protein codes for MTVETNPNPLLETVESQRLSGDDSDRWREWGPYLSDRQWGTVREDYSADGDAWRYFPHDHARSRAYRWGEDGLAGFSDKAQRWCLGLALWNERDPIIKERLFGLNNSEGNHGEDVKELYFHVDGVPSHAYMRMLYKYPHSAFPYDDLVQENGRRGLNDSEYEVLDTGVFDDNNYFDVTIEYAKNTPDDIFMRITVENRSEKSARLHVLPHVWARNTWSWGDSAERPALVLQDQQVLASYPQQPNRVATAWGPQTCEWLFCENETNTPRLSGEWASGPFKDGINDCVVDGNAKAVHRDKGTRAAAHFVLELKGRETEVIYLRFAPYDAEAVNGRKLVDLCRKQADDYYVALQHNQKDADARNVQRQALAGLLWSKQLYYFDVNRWLNGDSTQPPPPPERAGVRNTHWRHLSNFDIVSMPDKWEYPWYASWDLAFQAVAFALIDPVFAKDQLLLLVKDRFMHPNGQLPAYEWRFDDANPPVHAWASWRVYQQEKQLTGVGDLDFLERIFHKLLLNFSWWVNRKDSEGRNVFQGGFLGLDNIALFDRSAAMAPGYELDQADGTAWVAAYALDMMRIALELAKRNAVYVDISVKFFEHFLYIAGAINRGDDSSGGLWDEQDKFFYDVLHRPDGSIEPVRLRSLVGLMPLFAVQVLEQREHEGLPGLRERMLGFLRHRPDLARLISRWTEPGKGNRLLLALLRGQRTKDLLSRMLDENEFLSEFGIRSLSKAYADKPFGMQINGNMLCANYQPAESNSRLYGGNSNWRGPVWMPVNYMLIESLREFHRYYDDNFLVEYPTGSGFLSSLDEVTDGLSQRLSRLFLLDENGRRPSMAAYPQLQADPASRDLVLFHEYFNGETGRGLGASHQTGWSALVALLLQK; via the coding sequence ATGACTGTTGAGACCAATCCAAACCCGCTCCTTGAAACTGTCGAAAGCCAACGCCTATCGGGCGATGATTCTGACCGTTGGCGTGAGTGGGGGCCGTATCTCAGTGACCGTCAGTGGGGTACGGTGCGTGAGGATTACAGCGCTGATGGGGATGCCTGGCGTTACTTCCCACATGATCACGCCCGTAGCCGCGCGTATCGGTGGGGGGAGGATGGGCTCGCGGGCTTTTCTGACAAAGCGCAACGCTGGTGCCTGGGGCTTGCGCTGTGGAACGAGCGTGATCCGATTATAAAGGAGCGGCTGTTCGGTCTGAATAACTCAGAAGGCAATCACGGTGAGGACGTCAAAGAGCTGTATTTCCATGTCGATGGTGTCCCCAGCCACGCCTACATGCGCATGCTTTACAAATACCCGCACTCGGCATTTCCCTACGATGATTTGGTACAAGAAAACGGCCGGCGCGGCCTGAACGATTCGGAGTACGAAGTACTGGATACCGGCGTATTCGATGACAACAATTACTTCGACGTAACCATCGAATACGCCAAGAACACCCCCGACGATATATTCATGCGGATCACCGTGGAAAATCGCTCTGAAAAATCCGCACGCTTGCATGTCCTGCCGCATGTCTGGGCGCGTAATACCTGGAGTTGGGGTGATTCAGCCGAACGCCCTGCCTTGGTTCTGCAAGATCAGCAAGTCCTTGCGAGTTATCCCCAGCAGCCAAATAGAGTCGCTACCGCCTGGGGTCCGCAAACCTGTGAATGGCTGTTCTGTGAAAACGAAACCAACACTCCTCGGTTGAGCGGTGAATGGGCGAGCGGACCATTCAAGGATGGCATCAATGACTGTGTAGTAGACGGAAACGCCAAGGCTGTTCATCGCGATAAAGGAACGCGCGCCGCAGCGCATTTCGTACTCGAACTAAAAGGCCGGGAAACAGAGGTTATTTATCTGCGTTTTGCTCCCTACGATGCGGAGGCAGTAAATGGTAGAAAGCTTGTGGATCTGTGCCGTAAGCAAGCCGACGATTATTACGTAGCGCTGCAGCATAACCAGAAGGACGCTGACGCTCGTAACGTTCAACGCCAAGCATTGGCGGGATTGCTCTGGTCGAAGCAATTGTATTATTTCGACGTGAACCGTTGGCTGAACGGTGACTCAACACAACCGCCGCCACCGCCTGAACGTGCTGGAGTTCGTAACACTCATTGGCGACATCTTTCTAATTTCGACATTGTTTCCATGCCCGATAAATGGGAATACCCGTGGTACGCCTCTTGGGACCTAGCATTCCAGGCGGTAGCGTTTGCGTTGATTGATCCGGTATTTGCCAAGGACCAGCTGTTGCTGTTGGTGAAAGACCGTTTCATGCACCCTAACGGGCAATTGCCGGCCTACGAGTGGCGTTTCGATGACGCTAATCCACCCGTTCACGCCTGGGCGTCATGGCGGGTTTATCAGCAGGAAAAACAGCTGACGGGTGTCGGTGATCTGGATTTTCTCGAGCGAATATTCCACAAGTTGTTGTTGAATTTTTCCTGGTGGGTCAACCGCAAAGACAGCGAAGGCCGCAACGTGTTTCAAGGCGGCTTTCTGGGCCTGGACAATATTGCGCTGTTTGATCGATCTGCGGCCATGGCACCGGGTTACGAGTTGGATCAAGCTGACGGTACCGCATGGGTTGCGGCCTATGCTTTGGACATGATGCGAATTGCCCTGGAGTTGGCGAAACGCAACGCGGTGTATGTCGATATCTCGGTTAAGTTTTTTGAGCATTTTTTGTACATCGCAGGCGCGATCAATCGAGGTGACGACAGTTCGGGTGGTCTTTGGGATGAGCAGGATAAATTTTTCTACGACGTGCTGCACCGCCCCGATGGCAGTATTGAACCGGTAAGGCTTCGCTCGCTGGTTGGATTGATGCCATTGTTTGCAGTTCAAGTGCTGGAGCAACGCGAACATGAGGGCTTGCCGGGGTTGCGTGAGCGGATGCTCGGCTTCCTCCGGCATCGCCCAGACCTTGCCCGATTAATCTCCCGCTGGACTGAACCCGGTAAAGGCAATCGACTTTTACTGGCACTGTTACGTGGTCAGCGGACTAAAGACCTGCTGTCGCGGATGCTCGACGAAAATGAGTTCTTGTCTGAATTCGGCATTCGTTCGCTATCGAAGGCTTATGCGGACAAGCCGTTCGGCATGCAAATAAACGGCAATATGCTGTGCGCTAATTATCAGCCAGCGGAGTCAAACTCACGGCTGTACGGTGGGAACTCGAATTGGAGGGGGCCGGTCTGGATGCCAGTGAATTACATGCTGATCGAATCCCTGCGGGAATTTCATCGCTATTACGACGACAACTTTCTCGTTGAATATCCGACGGGCTCCGGATTTCTCTCATCACTGGACGAAGTCACTGACGGACTTAGCCAGCGCCTGTCTCGTCTGTTTCTGCTCGACGAGAATGGAAGACGCCCGAGCATGGCAGCGTATCCACAGCTGCAGGCGGATCCTGCAAGTCGAGATCTCGTGCTTTTTCACGAATACTTTAATGGTGAAACGGGGCGTGGGCTGGGTGCGTCTCATCAAACCGGTTGGAGTGCTTTGGTTGCGCTGTTGCTGCAAAAATAA